Below is a genomic region from Citrobacter tructae.
CACGCCTCGTCAACGCTTTTTCTCACGTTTTTTAATCGTTTGCTGCAAAAATCACCCGAATAGCCATTTCTTCATGCTAAACGCGCAAACTATGCTCGCCAGAGGCAACTTCCACCCTTTTTCTGTACCAGGTCGAGGCGCGACTCATGGGCCGCTAACTCTTCATCAGTGGCAAAAACAACACGTAGCTTGCTGGACTGACGGACAATACGTTGGATCCCGGTATCATTCTGCTGCTGGCTGTCGCCTTCCATTGAAAATGCCATGGTGGTCTGCCCGCCGGTCATCATCAGATAAACGTCGGCCAGAATCTGGGCATCGAGCAATGCGCCGTGCAATGTACGCTTGCTGTTGTCTATCTCATAACGCGAGCATAGCGCATCAAGGCTGTTACGCTTACCAGGAAACATCTTCCTCGCCAGCGCCAGGCTATCGGTCACTTTACAGAAGGTGTTGGTTTTCGGGATATCGCGATGGAGCTTAGCGAACTCATAATCCATAAAGCCGATATCAAACGATGCGTTATGGATGACCAGCTCCGCACCGCGGATATAGTCGAGAAACTCATCGGCAACATCAGCAAAAGTGGGTTTATCAAGCAGGAACTCATCCGCGATACCGTGTACACCAAACGCTTCCGGATCCACCAGCCGATCGGGCTTCAGGTAAACGTGGAAGTTATTGCCGGTCAGGCGTCGGTTCACCACTTCAACCGCACCGATCTCAATGATCTTGTGGCCTTCGTAGTGGGCGCCGATCTGGTTCATACCGGTGGTTTCGGTATCGAGGACGATCTGTCGTGTAATTCCAGTGCTCATAGCGGTCATTTATGTCAGACTTATCGTTTATATCGATCTCTAAAACAGGAAGTCTACCAGAGATGCTTAAACAGGTAGAAATTTTCACCGATGGTTCTTGCCTGGGAAATCCAGGGCCCGGCGGTTACGGGGCTATTTTACGCTATCGCGGACGAGAAAAAACCTTCAGCGAAGGATACAACCTCACCACCAATAATCGCATGGAGCTGATGGCGGCCATCGTTGCGCTGGAAGCCCTGAAAGAACAATGCGAAGTGGTGCTCAGTACCGACAGCCAGTATGTGCGTCAGGGTATTACCCAGTGGATCCACAACTGGAAAAAACGCGGCTGGAAAACGGCAGATAAAAAACCTGTCAAAAATGTCGATCTGTGGAAACGTCTGGATGCCGCGCTAGGGCCGCACCAAATCAAATGGGAATGGGTCAAAGGCCATGCGGGCCATCCGGAAAACGAACGCTGCGACGAGCTTGCGCGCACCGCGGCGATGAGTCCCACTCAGGATGACGTTGGGTATCAGCCCGAGGCTTAAGCGTCCGGTTTCCGGTATTGCCGGGTTGCACCAACGGCCTGGCGGATACGCGCTTTGCTTTTATTTTGTTTCATCGGGTTAAGCGTAAGCGGGATGGTTCGCTTGCGCGCGATAACCAATTGCATACATCCCAACGCCGGAATATGCGCACTTAACATTTTTCCCCCGTGCTTCTTCCAGGGTAAAACGTGAAAACGGCTGGAGTGCAGTACTTCAAAGTTCAACAAAGAGAGCCAATCCAGTTGGCGCATCAGCGTAAACATTCGACTGTTATAAGGTGACGTTTTACGTAATACCGGCACCAGTTTGCGCAATCCCATCAGGCTAACTGGGTTGAATCCGCTCAAAATTAACCAGCCATCGTCGATAAGCACACGATCGGCCTCGCGCAGTAACCGATGCGGATCGGAGCACCAGGGCAGCGTATGAGCCAGCAAGCAGACATCAACGGACTTATCGGCAAAGGGAAGATGCAGAGGATCCGCCAGCACCTGCATTGGCGTACCTTGCGAAGAAACATTTACCTGATGAGAAACCGCGCACGCTTCGGAATTGATTTCTGCGCTTAAATTACCAATCTTAAGCAGATGAAAACCGTACATTTTTGCGAACCACGGGTTAAGCTGATACTCCAGCGCCTCACGGTAGTGCTCGCCCCAGGGTAAATCATCCCAGCTAACGGGCGCTACGACAGTTTGAGGGATCCTTGCCGGTTTCATCACAACCTTCCGTTTCGCATTGAGAGGTAATTAATGAATCTTAACAGTATTCCCGCCTTTCAGGACAATTACATCTGGGTCCTGACAAATAATGAGAACCGTTGCTTGATTGTCGATCCTGGCGAGGCGACTCCGGTGCTGCAAGCCATTGCTGAGCACAACTGGGTGCCTGAGGCCATTCTCCTGACCCATCACCATCACGATCACGTGGGTGGCGTGAAAGAACTTGTGCAGCGCTTTCCACAAATAGTGGTATACGGTCCGGCAGAAACACAAGATAAGGGAGCGATGCACATAGTCGAAGATGGCGATACTGCACTCGTTTTAGGGCATGAATTTAAGGTAATTGCCACCCCGGGTCACACTTTAGGACATATCTGTTACTTTAGTCATCCTTATCTATTTTGCGGCGACACTCTTTTTTCTGGTGGCTGTGGCCGGCTTTTTGAAGGTACAGCATTACAGATGTATCAATCACTTAAAAAAATAAGTGCGCTTCCGGATGATACGTTAATTTGTTGCGCACATGAGTACACTTTAGCAAACATGAAGTTTGCCTTAAGCATCCTTCCACACGATTCGTTCATAAATGATTATTATCGTAAAGTTAATGAGTTACGTGTAAAAAAACAAATTACACTCCCCGTAACTCTGAAAAATGAGCGGAGAAATAATATCTTTTTAAGAACAGAAGATATTGATTTAATTAATGAAATAAACAAAGAAACAATATTGCAACAACCTGAGGCGCGTTTTGCATGGTTAAGGTCAAAGAAAGATACGTTCTGACAATTCCGGGTTGCCTTTTGAAAACTTCGCCGTTATGATCGGTCGTCTTTTAAGCAACTATTGACACACACATGAAGGCAAAAGCGATATTACTCGCCTCTGTCCTGCTTGTTGGGTGCCAGAATACTGGTAACGTCCAACAGCACGCACAGAGCCTTTCTGCAGCTGGTCAAGGGGAAGCAGGAAAGTTTACAAGCCAAGCGCGGTGGATGGACGATGGGACATCTATCGCTGCCGATCAGGATTTGTGGGCTTTCATTGGTGACGAGCTAAAGATGGGAATTCCGGAAAACAACCGGATTCGCGAACAGAAACAGAAGTATTTACGCAATAAGAGCTATCTCCACGATGTAACTTTACGGGCAGAGCCGTATATGTACTGGATAGCCGGGCAGGTTAAGAAACGTAACATGCCGATGGAACTGGTACTACTACCCATAGTGGAGAGCGCTTTTGATCCTCACGCAACGTCTGGCGCCAATGCCGCAGGTATTTGGCAGATCATTCCGAGCACGGGGCGCAATTATGGTTTAAAGCAGACCCGCAATTATGATGCACGTCGCGACATTGTGGCTTCCACCACTGCCGCGCTGGACATGATGCAGCGTCTGAACAAGATGTTTGATGGCGACTGGCTGCTGACCGTTGCCGCTTATAATAGCGGTGAAGGTCGCGTGATGAAGGCAATGAAAGCGAACAAATCTCGTGGCAAGCCCACCGATTTTTGGTCACTCCCTTTGCCTCAGGAAACGAAGCAGTATGTGCCCAAAATGCTGGCATTGAGCGATATTCTCAAGAACAGCAAGCGCTATGGTGTGCGTCTGCCAACTACAGACGAAAGCCGAGCGTTGGCACGTGTTCGCTTGAACAGTCCGGTTGAGATGGCTCAGGTTGCCGATATGGCGGGTATTTCCGTCAGCAAGCTGAAGACCTTCAATGCAGGCGTGAAAGGCTCCACGTTGGGTGCCAGCGGACCACAATACGTGATGGTGCCAAAGAAGCATGCAGAGAAGCTGCGTGAGTCTCTGGCTTCAGGCGAAATTGCAGCCGTACAGTCAACGTTAGTCGCGGATAACACACCACTGAACAGCCGTAGCTATAAGGTTCGCTCTGGCGATACGCTTTCCGGCATCGCTTCACGTCTTGGCGTGAATGCGAATGAGCTAAAGCAGTGGAATAATCTGCGTAGTTCGACCCTGAAAGTGGGCCAAAGCCTGACTGTCGGCGCAGGAACCAGCGCACAGCGACTGGCAAAAAACAGCGATAGCATCACCTATCGTGTACGTAAAGGCGATTCGCTTTCGAGCATTGCCAAGCGTCACGGGGTTAACATCAAGGATGTGATGCGCTGGAACAGCGATACCGATAATCTGCAGCCAGGCGATCAGCTGACGTTGTTTGTGAAGAATAACGGTATGCCGGACTCCTGATAGCAGCATAAAATATTAAGGCACTGGTTTCCCCCCAGTGCCTTTTTTATTTATTCCGCTTTATGTGCCTCAACCATTATCGTGTCACTGGTGAACGAACCGTCCTCCTGTAACGCGAAGTAGGCCTGCACTTCAGCAGATGCACTCTGCTGATATAAACGAATCGCCTCATCCAGCACCTCGGGGGTGCGCATTCGTGCTACCCATGACCTGAACTCCAGCGGCAGGCGATCGGTTAACAAAGCATCGGTAATCAGATTGGCGCCATTGATTAACGACAGCCACTCTCCGCTGGAATAGTTGCGTACGTGCGAGGTATCGCGTAACGCTTCCACGGTTTGCAACCAGATATCACGTACAGGATGGCCTGGCGACATCACATCCATCACAATCAGCACGCCGCCGGGCTTCAGAACACGATTCACTTCCCGCAGCGCACGCCCGACATCATGCCAGTGATGTGCGGAATATCGGCTAATCACCAGGTCAAAGGCATTATCTTCAAACGGCAGACTTTCGGCATATCCCTGTCGGGTTACGATATTATCTAACCCCTTATCTTTTGCCGCCCGTGCGACTACTTCAAGCATTTGTGCCGATAAATCATACGCCACAACCTGCTTTACGTTTTGCGCCGCCGTAAAACTGGCGTGCCCTGCACCGCATCCCATGTCGAGAACGCAGGCCAGTGGAAATGCAGACAATCTTTCCGCCAGGCGTTGTAAATCACGTCCAGAGGCGTGTACCGCGCTGGTTAAATAGGCATTAGCCTGAGAGCCAAACTGTTTTTCGACGTTGTCGTGATGAGAGCGTGTTGTCATTGTGTTGTCCTTCGGTTGTGGTGAAATATGAAGGGCAACCATCACAGGCCTGCCCTACGGCAGACCTGACACACCGTTATTGTTCAGGTTTGCCGGGACTGAATTCAACGAGTAGCGGGTTGTGATCGGATGCGCGGGTGACCAGCACAGAGGCTTCACTCACGTTCAGACCGCGATAGAACACAAAATCGAGAGGACGACCAAACGCGCGTCGGCGCTGATCGTCGGTAAAGCGCACCTGGCGCAGCGACATTTCACGTGCAAAACGGTACAACGCGTTCATCCGTCGACGGCTCCAGGCATTAAAATCGCCGGCCATAATCACCGGACCGCTGTGATGAGCAATCTGATCGCCAATGGGTAATAACTGCTTACTATAGACATCAACCCCGAGGCTGAAGTTAACCGCATGGATGTTCACCACCATCAATAAACGCGAGTCAGGCAGGGGGTATACCGTCACCAGAGCGGACTTTGCCAGCCGTAAAATAGGCTCACGCTCGCGCAGAGGACAACAGTAAACAGGATGGGCGGCGGAGAGCGTCATGACGCCAGAGGGATGCTGAGGCAGTACAAAGGCGGGAACCTGGTCGGCAGCAAGATAGTTAGTGGTCGCGAACTGCACCAGTTCAGGGGTGGTTTGCGCCTCCTGCAATAACACCAGATGCGCGTCTTTGCCAAAATTCTTCAGCACCGACAACCATTCTGCCCGCTGCTGTTTAAAAATATTCCATACCAGCACGCGAATACGGTCTTCGCTGCTTAACGGAACGCCGGCGGGTAATGCCTGGCCAATATGCGCGAACGACCCTGGCGGTAAAATCCGCTCAGCGGGTTGTCCGGCAACATAACGCATGGCATAGGTGTTTTTTCGCACTGTAGACTTTCAAACCTCTGTAACGTCAACCAGTCCGCAGCCGGACTGGTTCTTCTGTTATAGGGATTTTAGCACTCACTTTCAACGGACAATTGCAGTTTGTTTTGTAAGTGGGTACTTACATCAATGATTTATCCCAGCGCGATACGCGCAGGTTTATCAAGACGGCCACTGACGCCCATCAGTAAGAAAGCAGCCAGTACGATTAGCGCGCCAATCCACGGCGTCTGTGCCAGACCGTAATGCTCTACTGTTTGCCCACCAATCACCGACCCCAACGCAATACCAACATTAAATGCTGCAATGTTCAGTCCTGAAGCAACATCAACCGCATTGGGGGTAAATTGTTCCGCTTTCTGAACAACATAGACCTGCAATCCGGGTACGTTACCGAAGGCAAAGATCCCCATCACCAGAATGGTAGCCAGCGCAGCGTACTGCGTGGAGGCCGTTAACTGGAAGATCATCAGCAGAACAAACAGCGCGGCAAAAATGAATTTCAATGCCGGGACGGCACCATGTTTATCCGCCAGTTTTCCGCCCCAGATATTACCAATGGCCACAGAGACACCGTATCCGAGTAAAATCCAACTTACCGCTGTCGGTGAGAACCCAGCCAGATCCTGCATCATCGGAGCAAGGAAGGTAAACGCCGTAAAGACGCCACCATAGCCCAGCGCCGTTACCGCATAGATCAACAACAAACGAGGATGGGTTAAGACTTTCACCTGATCGCGAATGCTGGCAGCTGCCCGACCAGGAATATTAGCCGGAATCAGCAGTTGGCTACTGATCAGCGCAATCACGCCTAACATTGATACCGCAAGAAAGGTTTCGCGCCAGCCAAAATGCTGACCAATGAATGTGCCCAGCGGAACCCCCGTCACCAGTGCGACCGTTAAGCCGCCAAACATAATGGCGATAGCGGAAGCCGCTTTCTCTTTTGGCACCAGGCTTGTCGCGATGGTAGAACCAATCGAGAAGAACACGCCGTGTGCAAGGCCGGTCAGCAAACGGGCAATAATTAATGTCATATAGCCCGGCGCCTGCCATGCCAGCAAATTACCGGCGGTAAACAACACCATCAGCGCAACCAGCAACTGTTTGCGCGGCAGGCTCCCGGTCAGGGCGGTCAGTACCGGAGCGCCAATTGCCACGCCCAGCGCATAAATTGAAACCAGCATCCCCGCAGAAGGCAAAGAGATCGCCAGCTGTTCAGCAATGGTCGGCACCAGCCCAACAATCACAAATTCAGTCGTGCCAATAGCGAAGGCACTTATTGTCAGTGCAAATAAAGCGAGAGGCATAAATAACTCCATATCATCAGTAATCGGATGACACGCAGTATGCAGGGATGTTTTAATAACAAAAATATTCAAAATCTCAATATAATTTTGCTTCAGGTGCAAAGATGAAAGCAACCTCAGAAGAACTGGCGATTTTTGTGGCCGTTGTGGAAAGTGGCAGCTTTAGCCGCGCCGCTGAGCAGTTGGGACAGGCCAATTCCGCCGTCAGCCGGGCAGTAAAAAAGCTGGAGATGAAGTTGGGCGTCAGCTTGCTTAACCGAACTACCCGACAGTTAAGCCTGACAGAAGAAGGTGAGCGCTACTTCAGACGTGTGCAGCTAATACTGCAGGAGATGGCTGCGGCAGAAACGGAAATAATAGAGTCGCGTAATACGCCGCGCGGCTTGCTACGCATCGACGCCGCAACGCCGGTCATGCTGCATTTCCTGATCCCTCTAATCAAACCTTTCCGCGAACGCTATCCTGAGATGACGCTGTCGCTGGTCTCTTCAGAGACATTCATCAATCTTATTGAACGAAAAGTAGATGTTGCTATACGCGCTGGCACTCTGACTGACTCAAGTCTGCGCGCACGTCCACTGTTTACCAGCTACCGTAAGATTATTGCTTCACCCAACTATATTGCACAATTTGGTATGCCGGAGAGTGTAGAAGCGCTTAAACAGCACCTGTGCCTAGGTTTCTCCGAACCAGTTTCACTCAATACCTGGCCGATTGCCTGCCGCGATGGACAGCTTCATGAGGTTGAGTGCGGGCTGTCTTCTAACAGCGGCGAAACTCTGAAACAGCTTTGCCTGAGCGGTAACGGTATTGCCTGTCTTTCAGATTATATGATTGATAAGGAGATCGCGCGGGGGGAACTAGTCGAGTTGTTGGCTGATAAACGCCTGCCCGTAGAGATGCCGTTCAGCGCCGTTTACTACAGCGATCGGGCGGTAAGCACACGCATTAGGGCATTTATCGACTTTTTGAGTGAACATATAAGAACAGCTCCCGTAGGAGCTGTTAAAGAGGGTTAAAGGCTACAGAAGGTTCGGCAATTAGTCCCAGGAGGGGGCCAGACCTTCCGGGCTAACCAGACGATCATTGCGATCCAGTGCCGCGATCGCTTTTTTATCTTCGGCATCCAGATGCAGGTCCTGCGCCAGCAGGTTGCTTGCCAGGTTTTCACGCCTGGTAGATGAAGGGATCACGGAGTAACCTTTATCCATTGCCCACGCCAGAATAACCTGCGCCGAGGTCGCATTATGTTTGGCGGCAATGCGCGCAATCACTTCATCTTTCAGCGCCTTACCGTAAGCCAGCGTCATGTAAGAGGTGATGTGGATACCGTGCGCTTTTGCCCAGTCAACCACCTGGCAGCTTTGCAGGTACGGTGACAGCTCAATCTGATTGGTCGCAATATTCTCTGCGCCCACTACAGCAATGGCTTTTTCCATCAACGGGATGGTGAAGTTAGAGATACCTATTTCGCGGGTCAGTCCCTGCGATTTGGCTGCCAGTAACGCCTGCATAAACTCTTCAACAGAGACTGCATCGTTTGATGAAGGCCAGTGGATCAGCGTCAGATCAACATAATCGGTACGCAGTTTCTTCAGACTCTCTTTCAGGCTCGGGATCAGCTTATCTTTGCTGAGATTCTCAACCCAGATCTTGGTGGTGATGTACAGTTCGCTGCGTGGTACGCCGCTTTCAGCAATCGCCTGGCCCACAGCCGCTTCATTATCATAGATTTGCGCGGTGTCGACAGCACGGTAACCTAACTCAAGTGCCGTTTTAACAGAAGCGATAACCACGTCGTCTTTCAGGCGAAAAGTGCCTAAACCAAATGCAGGGATAGTCATAAAACTCCTCTTTTTAATCACAGTATTCGTTAACTGGGAGGAGTATGACCTTCTAATTTGTAGAGAGAAAGGGCGTAAAATGCAGAGGATTTTTGCGGATGGAGCAACAATTAAATCGCAGATAAAGAAAAAGCCCTGAGCGTTAGCTCAGGGCTTTTAATAAGTGGCGGAACGGACGGGACTCGAACCCGCGACCCCCTGCGTGACAGGCAGGTATTCTAACCAACTGAACTACCGCTCCACCGAATTTCTTTGTCACTACCCGGATTATTCATCCCGGTTACTGCTTAATTTGATGCCTGGCAGTTCCCTACTCTCGCATGGGGAGACCCCACACTACCATCGGCGCTACGGCGTTTCACTTCTGAGTTCGGCATGGGGTCAGGTGGGACCACCGCGCTACAGCCGCCAGGCAAATTCTGTCTATCAGACCGCTTTTGCGTTCTGATGTTATCTGTATCAAGCCGAATATCGTGTCTCTTCACCAAAACATCTTTGGCGTTGTAAGGTTAAGCCTCACGGTTCATTAGTATCGGTTAGCTCAATGTATCGCTACACTTACACACCCGACCTATCAACGTCGTAGTCTTCAACGTTCCTTCAGGACTCTCAAGGAGTCAGGGAGAACTCATCTCGGGGCAAGTTTCGTGCTTAGATGCTTTCAGCACTTATCTTTTCCGCATTTAGCTACCGGGCAATGCCATTGGCATGACAACCCGAACACCAGTGATGCGTCCACTCCGGTCCTCTCGTACTAGGAGCAGCCCCCCTCAATTCTCCAGCGCCCACGGCAGATAGGGACCGAACTGTCTCACGACGTTCTAAACCCAGCTCGCGTACCACTTTAAATGGCGAACAGCCATACCCTTGGGACCTACTTCAGCCCCAGGATGTGATGAGCCGACATCGAGGTGCCAAACACCGCCGTCGATATGAACTCTTGGGCGGTATCAGCCTGTTATCCCCGGAGTACCTTTTATCCGTTGAGCGATGGCCCTTCCATTCAGAACCACCGGATCACTAAGACCTGCTTTCGCACCTGCTCGAGCCGTCACTCTCGCAGTCAAGCTAGCTTATGCCTTTGCACTAACCTCCTGATGTCCGACCAGGATTAGCTAACCTTCGTGCTCCTCCGTTACTCTTTAGGAGGAGACCGCCCCAGTCAAACTACCCACCAGACACTGTCCGCAACCCGGATTACGGGTCTACGTTAGAACACCAGCCATTAAAGGGTGGTATTTCAAGGTTGGCTCCATGCAGACTGGCGTCCACACTTCAAAGCCTCCCACCTATCCTACACATCAAGGACCAGTGTTCAGTGTCAAGCTATAGTAAAGGTTCACGGGGTCTTTCCGTCTTGCCGCGGGTACACTGCAT
It encodes:
- the dnaQ gene encoding DNA polymerase III subunit epsilon, with product MSTGITRQIVLDTETTGMNQIGAHYEGHKIIEIGAVEVVNRRLTGNNFHVYLKPDRLVDPEAFGVHGIADEFLLDKPTFADVADEFLDYIRGAELVIHNASFDIGFMDYEFAKLHRDIPKTNTFCKVTDSLALARKMFPGKRNSLDALCSRYEIDNSKRTLHGALLDAQILADVYLMMTGGQTTMAFSMEGDSQQQNDTGIQRIVRQSSKLRVVFATDEELAAHESRLDLVQKKGGSCLWRA
- a CDS encoding class I SAM-dependent methyltransferase, producing MKPARIPQTVVAPVSWDDLPWGEHYREALEYQLNPWFAKMYGFHLLKIGNLSAEINSEACAVSHQVNVSSQGTPMQVLADPLHLPFADKSVDVCLLAHTLPWCSDPHRLLREADRVLIDDGWLILSGFNPVSLMGLRKLVPVLRKTSPYNSRMFTLMRQLDWLSLLNFEVLHSSRFHVLPWKKHGGKMLSAHIPALGCMQLVIARKRTIPLTLNPMKQNKSKARIRQAVGATRQYRKPDA
- the gloB gene encoding hydroxyacylglutathione hydrolase; its protein translation is MNLNSIPAFQDNYIWVLTNNENRCLIVDPGEATPVLQAIAEHNWVPEAILLTHHHHDHVGGVKELVQRFPQIVVYGPAETQDKGAMHIVEDGDTALVLGHEFKVIATPGHTLGHICYFSHPYLFCGDTLFSGGCGRLFEGTALQMYQSLKKISALPDDTLICCAHEYTLANMKFALSILPHDSFINDYYRKVNELRVKKQITLPVTLKNERRNNIFLRTEDIDLINEINKETILQQPEARFAWLRSKKDTF
- the mltD gene encoding murein transglycosylase D, yielding MKAKAILLASVLLVGCQNTGNVQQHAQSLSAAGQGEAGKFTSQARWMDDGTSIAADQDLWAFIGDELKMGIPENNRIREQKQKYLRNKSYLHDVTLRAEPYMYWIAGQVKKRNMPMELVLLPIVESAFDPHATSGANAAGIWQIIPSTGRNYGLKQTRNYDARRDIVASTTAALDMMQRLNKMFDGDWLLTVAAYNSGEGRVMKAMKANKSRGKPTDFWSLPLPQETKQYVPKMLALSDILKNSKRYGVRLPTTDESRALARVRLNSPVEMAQVADMAGISVSKLKTFNAGVKGSTLGASGPQYVMVPKKHAEKLRESLASGEIAAVQSTLVADNTPLNSRSYKVRSGDTLSGIASRLGVNANELKQWNNLRSSTLKVGQSLTVGAGTSAQRLAKNSDSITYRVRKGDSLSSIAKRHGVNIKDVMRWNSDTDNLQPGDQLTLFVKNNGMPDS
- a CDS encoding class I SAM-dependent methyltransferase, which translates into the protein MTTRSHHDNVEKQFGSQANAYLTSAVHASGRDLQRLAERLSAFPLACVLDMGCGAGHASFTAAQNVKQVVAYDLSAQMLEVVARAAKDKGLDNIVTRQGYAESLPFEDNAFDLVISRYSAHHWHDVGRALREVNRVLKPGGVLIVMDVMSPGHPVRDIWLQTVEALRDTSHVRNYSSGEWLSLINGANLITDALLTDRLPLEFRSWVARMRTPEVLDEAIRLYQQSASAEVQAYFALQEDGSFTSDTIMVEAHKAE
- a CDS encoding endonuclease/exonuclease/phosphatase family protein produces the protein MRKNTYAMRYVAGQPAERILPPGSFAHIGQALPAGVPLSSEDRIRVLVWNIFKQQRAEWLSVLKNFGKDAHLVLLQEAQTTPELVQFATTNYLAADQVPAFVLPQHPSGVMTLSAAHPVYCCPLREREPILRLAKSALVTVYPLPDSRLLMVVNIHAVNFSLGVDVYSKQLLPIGDQIAHHSGPVIMAGDFNAWSRRRMNALYRFAREMSLRQVRFTDDQRRRAFGRPLDFVFYRGLNVSEASVLVTRASDHNPLLVEFSPGKPEQ
- a CDS encoding MFS transporter codes for the protein MPLALFALTISAFAIGTTEFVIVGLVPTIAEQLAISLPSAGMLVSIYALGVAIGAPVLTALTGSLPRKQLLVALMVLFTAGNLLAWQAPGYMTLIIARLLTGLAHGVFFSIGSTIATSLVPKEKAASAIAIMFGGLTVALVTGVPLGTFIGQHFGWRETFLAVSMLGVIALISSQLLIPANIPGRAAASIRDQVKVLTHPRLLLIYAVTALGYGGVFTAFTFLAPMMQDLAGFSPTAVSWILLGYGVSVAIGNIWGGKLADKHGAVPALKFIFAALFVLLMIFQLTASTQYAALATILVMGIFAFGNVPGLQVYVVQKAEQFTPNAVDVASGLNIAAFNVGIALGSVIGGQTVEHYGLAQTPWIGALIVLAAFLLMGVSGRLDKPARIALG
- the yafC gene encoding DNA-binding transcriptional regulator YafC, whose translation is MKATSEELAIFVAVVESGSFSRAAEQLGQANSAVSRAVKKLEMKLGVSLLNRTTRQLSLTEEGERYFRRVQLILQEMAAAETEIIESRNTPRGLLRIDAATPVMLHFLIPLIKPFRERYPEMTLSLVSSETFINLIERKVDVAIRAGTLTDSSLRARPLFTSYRKIIASPNYIAQFGMPESVEALKQHLCLGFSEPVSLNTWPIACRDGQLHEVECGLSSNSGETLKQLCLSGNGIACLSDYMIDKEIARGELVELLADKRLPVEMPFSAVYYSDRAVSTRIRAFIDFLSEHIRTAPVGAVKEG
- the dkgB gene encoding 2,5-didehydrogluconate reductase DkgB gives rise to the protein MTIPAFGLGTFRLKDDVVIASVKTALELGYRAVDTAQIYDNEAAVGQAIAESGVPRSELYITTKIWVENLSKDKLIPSLKESLKKLRTDYVDLTLIHWPSSNDAVSVEEFMQALLAAKSQGLTREIGISNFTIPLMEKAIAVVGAENIATNQIELSPYLQSCQVVDWAKAHGIHITSYMTLAYGKALKDEVIARIAAKHNATSAQVILAWAMDKGYSVIPSSTRRENLASNLLAQDLHLDAEDKKAIAALDRNDRLVSPEGLAPSWD